In Monodelphis domestica isolate mMonDom1 chromosome 4, mMonDom1.pri, whole genome shotgun sequence, one DNA window encodes the following:
- the LOC100013817 gene encoding zinc finger protein 420-like isoform X1: MSPPSGLPPPEAPQGGPAAREMAPGTPRSPSQGLITLKDVTVDFTQEEWVLLDHSQKELYLEIMLENVQNLLSVGLLVPRENCISCFQQWEAPWLLDQEFPRSSCPEGKSNFEVKEMFEKLSHCVEVCGPQRFMTEVPCNFILREICDSNMKVNKNPKSDCEFHETLEKSSQYSVLNRYTKLTSRNECCQDSKSSKCFPEEGLIHSSEKSPEMPMYKGTLGRLAFGCHLELIKHPKSKHVNMVCVSNKGRRPFSQNSEIAVHQIIQCGEKSYECKQCGKIFTHKCHLASHQRIHTREKPLEHKQCRRSFTWKGHLAAHQIINTGEKPYGCKQCGKAFTESRSLTVHQRIHTGEKPYECKHCGKTFTERCSLVVHQRIHTGEKPFECKHCGKAFRQRSNLAVHQRIHTGEKPYGCKHCGKAFTNSGSLIVHQRIHTGEKPYGCKQCGKAFTESRSLTVHQRIHTGEKPYECKYCGKTFTERRSLVVHQRIHTGEKPFECKHCGKAFGERSNLARHQRIHTGEKPYGCKHCGKAFTNSGSLTVHQKIHTGEKPFECKHCGKTFTDSRSITVHHRIHTGEKPYGCKQCGKAFTDSGSLNVHQRIHTGEKPYECKHCGKTFTERRSLVVHQRIHTGEKPYKCKHCGKAFRQRSNLVVHQRIHTGEKPYGCKHCGKAFTNSGSLIVHQRIHTGEKPYGCQQCGKAFTDGRSLTVHQRIHTGEKPYECKHCGKTFTERRSLVVHQRIHTGEKPYKCKHCGKAFIRRSNLTRHHRIHTGEKPYKCQHCGKAFRQRNNLAVHQKIHTGEKPYGCKQCGKDFTNSGFLIVHHRIHTGEKPYVCKHCGKTFTERRSLVEHQRIHTGEKPYECKQCRKVFTRRNSLASHQRVHTGEKPHECKQCGKAFTRKNTLATHQRIHTGEKPYECNHCGKAFTQRASLTKHQRIHTGEKPFECKQCGKAFIDSGSLTKHQRSHTGEKPYECKHCGKAFTNRFHLARHQRIHTGDKPYECKQCGNTFTRKGSLTQHQRIHTGEKQFSVD; the protein is encoded by the exons GGATTAATAACACTCAAGGATGTGactgtggacttcacccaggaagAATGGGTCCTGTTGGAccattctcagaaagagctgtacCTGGAGATCATGCTGGAGAATGTACAGAATCTACTCTCTGTGG GCCTTCTAGTTCCTAGAGAAAATTGTATCTCCTGTTTTCAGCAATGGGAAGCACCATGGCTGCTAGATCAAGAATTTCCAAGGAGCTCGTGTCCAG aggGAAAGAGTAATTTTGAAGTGAAGGAGATGTTTGAGAAGTTGAGTCATTGTGTGGAAGTATGTGGCCCTCAAAGATTCATGACCGAGGTTCCCTGCAACTTTattttgagagaaatctgtgactctaatatgaaggtaaataaaaatccaaagagtGACTGTGAATTCCATGAAACTCTAGAGAAATCCAGCCAATATTCCGTGCTAAATAGGTATACAAAATTGACCTCCAGGAATGAGTGTTGTCAGGATAGTAAATCCAGCAAGTGCTTTCCTGAAGAAGGACTTATTCACTCCTCTGAGAAATCTCCAGAAATGCCCATGTATAAAGGCACCCTAGGGAGATTGGCCTTTGGCTGCCATTTAGAACTCATTAAACATCCAAAAAGTAAACATGTAAATATGGTTTGTGTGAGTAATAAAGGAAGGAGACCTTTTAGTCAGAACTCTGAGATTGCTGTACATCAAATAATCCAATGtggagagaaatcttatgaatgtaagcaatgtggaaagatttTTACACACAAGTGCCATCTTGCTtctcatcagagaatccacactcgAGAGAAACCTCTTGAACATAAACAATGTAGAAGGTCTTTTACATGGAAGGGCCATCTTGCTGCTCATCAGATTATcaacactggagagaaaccttatggatgtaaacagtgtggaaaggctttcacagagagtCGCtctcttactgtacatcagaggatccacactggagagaaaccttatgaatgtaaacactgtggaaagactttcaccgAGAGGTGCTCTcttgttgtacatcagagaatccacactggagaaaaaccctttgaatgtaaacactgtggaaaggcgtTCAGACAGAGGAgcaatcttgctgtacatcagagaatccacactggagagaaaccttatggatgtaaacactgtggaaaagctttcacaaATAGTGGCTCTCTcattgtacatcagagaatccacactggagagaaaccttatggatgtaaacagtgtggaaaggctttcacagagagtCGCtctcttactgtacatcagaggatccacactggagaaaaaccttatgaatgtaaatactgtggaaagactttcacagagAGGCGCTCTcttgttgtacatcagagaatccacactggagaaaaaccctttgaatgtaaacactgtggaaaggctttcggAGAGAGGAGCAATCTTGCTAGACATCAgcgaatccatactggagagaaaccttatggatgtaaacactgtggaaaagctttcacaaATAGTGGCtctcttactgtacatcagaaaatccacactggagagaaaccttttgaatgtaaacactgtggaaaaacTTTCACAGATAGTAGGTCTATTACTGTACATcatagaatccacactggagagaaaccttatggatgtaaacagtgtggaaaggctttcacagataGTGGTTCTCTTaatgtacatcagagaatccacactggagagaaaccttatgaatgtaaacactgtggaaagactttcacagagAGGCGCTCTcttgttgtacatcagagaatccacactggagaaaaaccctacaaatgtaaacactgtggaaaggctttcagacagAGGAGCAATcttgttgtacatcagagaatccacactggagagaaaccttatggatgtaaacactgtggaaaagctttcacaaATAGTGGCTCTCTcattgtacatcagagaatccacactggagagaaaccttatggatGTCAACAGTGTGGGAAGGCTTTCACAGATGGTCGCtctcttactgtacatcagaggatccacactggagagaaaccatatgaatgtaaacactgtggaaagactttcacagagAGGCGCTCTcttgttgtacatcagagaatccacactggagaaaaaccatataaatgtaaacactgtggaaaggctttcatacGGAGGAGCAATCTTACTAGACATCATAGAATCCATACTGGCGAAAAACCCTATAAATGTCAACACTGTGGTAAGGCTTTCAGACAGAGGAACAATCTTGCTGtgcatcagaaaatccacactggagagaaaccttatggatgtaaacagtgtggaaaggattTCACAAATAGTGGTTTTCTCATTGTACATcatagaatccacactggagagaaaccttatgtatgtaaacactgtggaaagactttcacagagAGGCGCTCTCTTgttgaacatcagagaatccacactggagagaaaccttatgaatgtaaacagtgtagGAAAGTTTTCACACGTAGAAACAGTCTTGCTAGTCACCAGAGagttcacactggagagaagcctcatgaatgtaaacaatgtggaaaggcttttacaagGAAGAACACTCTTGccacacatcagagaatccacactggggagaaaccttatgaatgtaatcattgtggaaaggctttcacccAGAGGGCCTCTCTTACAAAACATCAGaggatccacactggagagaaaccttttgaatgtaaacagtgtggaaaagcttttatAGATAGTGGCTCTCTTACTAAACATCAGAGGagccacactggggagaaaccttatgaatgtaaacactgtggaaaagctttcacaaATAGGTTCCATCTtgctagacatcagagaatccacactggagataaaccttatgaatgtaaacagtgtggaaataCTTTCACACGGAAGGGCTCTCTTACTCAACATCagaggattcatactggagagaaacagTTTTCTGTGGATTGA
- the LOC100013817 gene encoding zinc finger protein 850-like isoform X2 — protein sequence MLENVQNLLSVGLLVPRENCISCFQQWEAPWLLDQEFPRSSCPEGKSNFEVKEMFEKLSHCVEVCGPQRFMTEVPCNFILREICDSNMKVNKNPKSDCEFHETLEKSSQYSVLNRYTKLTSRNECCQDSKSSKCFPEEGLIHSSEKSPEMPMYKGTLGRLAFGCHLELIKHPKSKHVNMVCVSNKGRRPFSQNSEIAVHQIIQCGEKSYECKQCGKIFTHKCHLASHQRIHTREKPLEHKQCRRSFTWKGHLAAHQIINTGEKPYGCKQCGKAFTESRSLTVHQRIHTGEKPYECKHCGKTFTERCSLVVHQRIHTGEKPFECKHCGKAFRQRSNLAVHQRIHTGEKPYGCKHCGKAFTNSGSLIVHQRIHTGEKPYGCKQCGKAFTESRSLTVHQRIHTGEKPYECKYCGKTFTERRSLVVHQRIHTGEKPFECKHCGKAFGERSNLARHQRIHTGEKPYGCKHCGKAFTNSGSLTVHQKIHTGEKPFECKHCGKTFTDSRSITVHHRIHTGEKPYGCKQCGKAFTDSGSLNVHQRIHTGEKPYECKHCGKTFTERRSLVVHQRIHTGEKPYKCKHCGKAFRQRSNLVVHQRIHTGEKPYGCKHCGKAFTNSGSLIVHQRIHTGEKPYGCQQCGKAFTDGRSLTVHQRIHTGEKPYECKHCGKTFTERRSLVVHQRIHTGEKPYKCKHCGKAFIRRSNLTRHHRIHTGEKPYKCQHCGKAFRQRNNLAVHQKIHTGEKPYGCKQCGKDFTNSGFLIVHHRIHTGEKPYVCKHCGKTFTERRSLVEHQRIHTGEKPYECKQCRKVFTRRNSLASHQRVHTGEKPHECKQCGKAFTRKNTLATHQRIHTGEKPYECNHCGKAFTQRASLTKHQRIHTGEKPFECKQCGKAFIDSGSLTKHQRSHTGEKPYECKHCGKAFTNRFHLARHQRIHTGDKPYECKQCGNTFTRKGSLTQHQRIHTGEKQFSVD from the exons ATGCTGGAGAATGTACAGAATCTACTCTCTGTGG GCCTTCTAGTTCCTAGAGAAAATTGTATCTCCTGTTTTCAGCAATGGGAAGCACCATGGCTGCTAGATCAAGAATTTCCAAGGAGCTCGTGTCCAG aggGAAAGAGTAATTTTGAAGTGAAGGAGATGTTTGAGAAGTTGAGTCATTGTGTGGAAGTATGTGGCCCTCAAAGATTCATGACCGAGGTTCCCTGCAACTTTattttgagagaaatctgtgactctaatatgaaggtaaataaaaatccaaagagtGACTGTGAATTCCATGAAACTCTAGAGAAATCCAGCCAATATTCCGTGCTAAATAGGTATACAAAATTGACCTCCAGGAATGAGTGTTGTCAGGATAGTAAATCCAGCAAGTGCTTTCCTGAAGAAGGACTTATTCACTCCTCTGAGAAATCTCCAGAAATGCCCATGTATAAAGGCACCCTAGGGAGATTGGCCTTTGGCTGCCATTTAGAACTCATTAAACATCCAAAAAGTAAACATGTAAATATGGTTTGTGTGAGTAATAAAGGAAGGAGACCTTTTAGTCAGAACTCTGAGATTGCTGTACATCAAATAATCCAATGtggagagaaatcttatgaatgtaagcaatgtggaaagatttTTACACACAAGTGCCATCTTGCTtctcatcagagaatccacactcgAGAGAAACCTCTTGAACATAAACAATGTAGAAGGTCTTTTACATGGAAGGGCCATCTTGCTGCTCATCAGATTATcaacactggagagaaaccttatggatgtaaacagtgtggaaaggctttcacagagagtCGCtctcttactgtacatcagaggatccacactggagagaaaccttatgaatgtaaacactgtggaaagactttcaccgAGAGGTGCTCTcttgttgtacatcagagaatccacactggagaaaaaccctttgaatgtaaacactgtggaaaggcgtTCAGACAGAGGAgcaatcttgctgtacatcagagaatccacactggagagaaaccttatggatgtaaacactgtggaaaagctttcacaaATAGTGGCTCTCTcattgtacatcagagaatccacactggagagaaaccttatggatgtaaacagtgtggaaaggctttcacagagagtCGCtctcttactgtacatcagaggatccacactggagaaaaaccttatgaatgtaaatactgtggaaagactttcacagagAGGCGCTCTcttgttgtacatcagagaatccacactggagaaaaaccctttgaatgtaaacactgtggaaaggctttcggAGAGAGGAGCAATCTTGCTAGACATCAgcgaatccatactggagagaaaccttatggatgtaaacactgtggaaaagctttcacaaATAGTGGCtctcttactgtacatcagaaaatccacactggagagaaaccttttgaatgtaaacactgtggaaaaacTTTCACAGATAGTAGGTCTATTACTGTACATcatagaatccacactggagagaaaccttatggatgtaaacagtgtggaaaggctttcacagataGTGGTTCTCTTaatgtacatcagagaatccacactggagagaaaccttatgaatgtaaacactgtggaaagactttcacagagAGGCGCTCTcttgttgtacatcagagaatccacactggagaaaaaccctacaaatgtaaacactgtggaaaggctttcagacagAGGAGCAATcttgttgtacatcagagaatccacactggagagaaaccttatggatgtaaacactgtggaaaagctttcacaaATAGTGGCTCTCTcattgtacatcagagaatccacactggagagaaaccttatggatGTCAACAGTGTGGGAAGGCTTTCACAGATGGTCGCtctcttactgtacatcagaggatccacactggagagaaaccatatgaatgtaaacactgtggaaagactttcacagagAGGCGCTCTcttgttgtacatcagagaatccacactggagaaaaaccatataaatgtaaacactgtggaaaggctttcatacGGAGGAGCAATCTTACTAGACATCATAGAATCCATACTGGCGAAAAACCCTATAAATGTCAACACTGTGGTAAGGCTTTCAGACAGAGGAACAATCTTGCTGtgcatcagaaaatccacactggagagaaaccttatggatgtaaacagtgtggaaaggattTCACAAATAGTGGTTTTCTCATTGTACATcatagaatccacactggagagaaaccttatgtatgtaaacactgtggaaagactttcacagagAGGCGCTCTCTTgttgaacatcagagaatccacactggagagaaaccttatgaatgtaaacagtgtagGAAAGTTTTCACACGTAGAAACAGTCTTGCTAGTCACCAGAGagttcacactggagagaagcctcatgaatgtaaacaatgtggaaaggcttttacaagGAAGAACACTCTTGccacacatcagagaatccacactggggagaaaccttatgaatgtaatcattgtggaaaggctttcacccAGAGGGCCTCTCTTACAAAACATCAGaggatccacactggagagaaaccttttgaatgtaaacagtgtggaaaagcttttatAGATAGTGGCTCTCTTACTAAACATCAGAGGagccacactggggagaaaccttatgaatgtaaacactgtggaaaagctttcacaaATAGGTTCCATCTtgctagacatcagagaatccacactggagataaaccttatgaatgtaaacagtgtggaaataCTTTCACACGGAAGGGCTCTCTTACTCAACATCagaggattcatactggagagaaacagTTTTCTGTGGATTGA
- the LOC100013906 gene encoding LOW QUALITY PROTEIN: histone-lysine N-methyltransferase EZH2-like (The sequence of the model RefSeq protein was modified relative to this genomic sequence to represent the inferred CDS: substituted 1 base at 1 genomic stop codon) gives MGQTGKKSDKGSVCWRKRVKSEYIRLRQLKRFRRADEVKSMFNSNRQKILERTEILNQEWKQRRIQPVHIMTSVSSLRGTRECSVTSDLDFPKQVIPLKTLNAVAXVPIMYSWSPLQQNFMVEMRVLHNIPYMGDEVLDQDGTFIEELIKNYDGKIHGDRECGFINDEIFVELVNALGQYSDDEDDDDGDDPNLRDEKQKDLEDNRDDDKESHPPRKFPSDKIFEAISSMFPDKGTSEELKEKYKELTEQQLPGALPPECTPNIDGPNAKSVQREQSLHSFHTLFCRCCFKYDCFLYPFHATPNTYKRKNTETALDNKSCRPHCYQHLEGAKEFAAALTAERIKTLPKRPGGRRRGRLPNNSSRPSTPTINMLESKDTDSDREAGTETGGENNDKEEEEKKDETSSSSEANSRCQTPIKMKPNIELPENVEWSGAEASMFRVLIGTYYDNFCAIARLIGTKTCRQVYEFRVKESSIIAPIPAEDVDTPPRKKKRKHRLWAAHCRKTQLKKDGSSNHVYNYQPCDHPHQPCDSSCPCVIAQNFCEKFCQCSSECQNRFPGCHCKAHCNTKQCPCYLAVRECDPDLCLTCGAADPWDSKNVSCKNCSIQRGSKKHLLLALSDVAGWGIFIKDPVQKNEFISEYCGEIISQDEADRRGKVYDKYMCSFLFNLNNNFVVDATRKGNKIRFANHSVNPNCHAKVMMVNGDHRIGIFSKRAIQTGEELFFDYRYSQADALKYVGIEREMEIP, from the coding sequence ATGGGCCAGACTGGAAAGAAATCCGATAAGGGATCAGTTTGTTGGCGGAAGCGCGTAAAATCTGAATACATAAGACTGAGGCAGCTCAAGAGGTTCAGACGAGCTGATGAAGTAAAGAGTATGTTTAATTCTAATCGGCAGAAGATTCTAGAAAGGACAGAAATCTTAAACCAAGAATGGAAACAGCGAAGGATACAGCCTGTACACATCATGACTTCTGTGAGCTCATTGCGCGGGACCAGGGAGTGTTCTGTGACCAGTGATTTGGATTTTCCAAAGCAAGTCATCCCATTAAAGACTTTGAATGCTGTTGCTTAAGTACCTATAATGTATTCTTGGTCTCCCCTACAGCAGAATTTTATGGTGGAAATGAGAGTTTTACATAACATTCCTTATATGGGGGATGAAGTCCTTGATCAGGATGGAACTTTCAttgaagaattaattaaaaattatgatGGGAAAATACATGGAGATAGAGAATGTGGGTTTATAAATGATGAGATTTTTGTGGAGTTGGTGAATGCTCTTGGTCAATAcagtgatgatgaagatgatgatgatggggatGATCCTAATTTgagagatgaaaaacaaaaagatttagAGGATAACAGAGATGATGATAAAGAAAGCCACCCACCTCGGAAATTTCCTTCTGACAAGATTTTTGAAGCCATTTCCTCAATGTTTCCTGATAAGGGAACATCAGAAGAGCTAAAGGAGAAGTACAAAGAACTAACAGAGCAGCAACTTCCGGGAGCCCTTCCTCCTGAATGTACACCAAACATAGATGGACCAAATGCTAAGTCCGTTCAGAGGGAGCAAAGCCTGCACTCATTTCATACTCTCTTCTGCAGGTGCTGCTTTAAATATGACTGTTTCTTATATCCATTCCATGCAACACCCAACACTTATAAGCGGAAGAACACAGAAACAGCACTAGATAATAAATCTTGTAGACCACACTGTTACCAGCATTTGGAAGGGGCAAAAGAGTTTGCTGCTGCTCTCACTGCAGAGCGAATCAAGACCCTGCCTAAGCGCCCAGGAGGTCGTCGAAGAGGAAGGCTTCCAAATAACAGCAGTAGACCCAGCACACCAACTATTAACATGCTGGAATCAAAGGATACAGACAGTGATAGGGAAGCTGGGACTGAAACAGGGGGAGAAAATAATgataaggaggaggaagaaaagaaagatgaaacttCCAGCTCTTCTGAGGCAAACTCCAGGTGTCAAACGCCAATAAAAATGAAGCCAAATATTGAACTTCCTGAGAATGTGGAATGGAGTGGTGCTGAAGCCTCAATGTTCAGAGTTCTTATTGGCACTTACTATGATAATTTTTGTGCCATTGCTAGGTTGATTGGGACCAAAACATGTAGACAGGTCTATGAGTTTAGAGTAAAAGAATCTAGTATTATAGCTCCAATTCCTGCTGAGGATGTTGATACGcctccaagaaagaaaaaaaggaaacaccGGTTGTGGGCTGCACATTGCAgaaagacacaactgaaaaaggaTGGCTCCTCTAACCATGTTTACAACTATCAACCCTGTGATCATCCACATCAGCCTTGTGACAGTTCTTGCCCATGCGTGATTGCTCAAAACTTTTGTGAGAAGTTTTGTCAGTGTAGCTCAGAATGCCAAAACCGATTCCCTGGGTGCCACTGTAAAGCACACTGCAACACTAAACAGTGCCCTTGCTATCTGGCTGTGCGTGAGTGTGATCCAGACCTCTGTCTCACATGTGGGGCTGCGGATCCCTGGGACAGCAAAAACGTGTCCTGCAAGAACTGTAGCATACAGAGAGGATCCAAAAAGCATTTACTGTTGGCACTATCTGATGTGGCAGGTTGGGGAATTTTCATCAAAGATCCTGTGCAAAAGAATGAATTCATCTCTGAATACTGTGGTGAGATCATTTCTCAGGATGAGGctgacagaagaggaaaagttTATGATAAGTACATGTGCAGCTTTCTCTTCAACTTGAATAACAATTTTGTGGTGGATGCAACTCGTAAGGGTAACAAAATTCGTTTTGCAAATCATTCAGTAAATCCCAACTGCCATGCAAAAGTTATGATGGTTAACGGTGATCACAGGATAGGTATTTTTTCTAAGAGAGCCATCCAGACTGGTGAAGAGCTGTTTTTTGACTACAGATATAGCCAGGCTGATGCCCTGAAGTATGTGGGCattgaaagagaaatggaaatcccTTGA